A stretch of the Neisseria sp. DTU_2020_1000833_1_SI_GRL_NUU_006 genome encodes the following:
- a CDS encoding DUF502 domain-containing protein yields the protein MTEQTAEGGKVAKALKKYLITGMLVWLPIAVTIWAVSYIISAADRLISLLPEQWQPQYFWGFNIPGLGIIAAIVVLFLTGVFAANVLGRQILAAWDSLLGRIPVVKSIYSSVKKVSESLLSDSSRSFRTPVLVPFPQPNIWTIAFVSGHIPDKLKGSLPHDDDYLSVYVPTTPNPTGGYYIMVKKSDVRELDMSVDEALKYVISMGMVMPDEVRVKALAEHRSSENGDTEQNN from the coding sequence ATGACGGAACAAACGGCCGAAGGCGGAAAAGTTGCCAAGGCATTAAAAAAATATCTGATTACAGGCATGCTGGTATGGCTGCCAATAGCCGTAACCATTTGGGCGGTCAGCTATATCATATCTGCCGCCGACCGGCTAATCAGCCTGCTGCCCGAGCAATGGCAGCCCCAATATTTCTGGGGATTCAACATTCCCGGCCTGGGCATTATTGCCGCCATTGTCGTCTTGTTTCTGACCGGCGTGTTCGCCGCCAACGTTTTGGGGCGTCAAATCCTCGCCGCATGGGACAGCCTGTTGGGACGGATTCCCGTCGTCAAGTCCATCTATTCCAGCGTCAAAAAAGTATCCGAGTCCCTGCTCTCCGACAGCAGCCGCTCGTTCAGAACGCCCGTGCTGGTTCCATTCCCGCAACCCAATATTTGGACGATTGCCTTTGTATCAGGGCATATTCCCGACAAACTCAAAGGCAGCCTGCCGCACGATGACGACTATCTCTCCGTCTATGTGCCGACCACGCCCAACCCGACCGGCGGCTATTACATCATGGTGAAAAAGAGCGACGTGCGCGAACTCGATATGAGCGTGGACGAAGCATTGAAATATGTGATTTCGATGGGTATGGTGATGCCGGATGAAGTTCGGGTCAAGGCTTTGGCAGAACACAGGTCGTCTGAAAACGGCGATACAGAACAAAACAATTAA
- the hisB gene encoding imidazoleglycerol-phosphate dehydratase HisB, which translates to MTITQLHLANFLQLVEEAGSLTKLARKCGYDNAASLSQLKRRLEEQAEDEKARGIRPSLAAKLEAGMHKRKGWLNRDHSKDREKAAAAEAARQERAAQAAAAAAPAFHMPAEGRAVSITRNTSETQISLSLNLDGTGQYRLDTGVPFLEHMLAQVARHGMIDLDITCKGDLHIDDHHTVEDIGIVLGQALKQALGSKAGIRRYGHAYVPLDEALSRVVIDLSGRPGLVYNIDFTRALIGRFDVDLFEEFFHGVVNHSMMTLHIDNLSGYNAHHQAETVFKAFGRALRMAAEYDPRMAGQTPSTKGTLSDESVAVEQEEAQSEA; encoded by the coding sequence ATGACCATCACTCAACTCCACCTTGCCAATTTCCTGCAGCTTGTCGAAGAAGCAGGCTCGCTGACCAAACTTGCCCGCAAATGCGGTTACGACAACGCGGCATCCCTGTCCCAACTGAAACGCCGCCTTGAAGAGCAGGCAGAAGACGAAAAAGCGCGCGGCATCCGCCCCAGCCTTGCCGCCAAACTCGAAGCCGGCATGCATAAACGCAAAGGCTGGTTAAACCGCGACCACAGCAAAGACAGAGAAAAAGCCGCAGCCGCCGAAGCCGCCCGCCAAGAGCGAGCCGCCCAAGCCGCCGCAGCCGCCGCACCGGCATTCCATATGCCCGCAGAAGGCCGCGCAGTCAGCATCACCCGCAACACCAGCGAAACCCAAATCAGCCTCAGCCTCAACCTCGACGGCACCGGACAATACCGCCTCGACACCGGCGTTCCCTTCCTTGAGCATATGCTTGCCCAAGTCGCCCGCCACGGCATGATCGACCTCGACATTACCTGCAAAGGCGATTTGCACATCGACGACCACCACACCGTCGAAGACATCGGTATCGTACTCGGTCAAGCGCTGAAACAAGCCTTGGGCAGCAAAGCCGGCATCCGCCGTTACGGCCATGCCTACGTTCCGCTCGACGAAGCCTTGAGCCGCGTTGTCATCGACCTCTCCGGCCGCCCCGGACTCGTGTACAACATCGACTTCACCCGCGCCCTCATCGGACGTTTTGACGTTGACCTGTTCGAAGAATTCTTCCACGGCGTCGTCAACCACAGCATGATGACCCTGCACATCGACAACCTCAGCGGCTACAACGCCCACCACCAAGCCGAAACCGTATTCAAAGCCTTCGGCCGCGCCCTGCGCATGGCGGCAGAATACGACCCGCGCATGGCAGGACAAACCCCGTCCACCAAAGGCACCTTGAGCGACGAATCCGTTGCCGTTGAACAAGAAGAAGCGCAAAGCGAAGCGTAA
- the hisC gene encoding histidinol-phosphate transaminase yields the protein MKDTANFIRDDIKAMSAYRIADLPEGFIKLDAMESPYHPFARFPELSNEWLRLIAQAPIHLYPNPAASGMQETLRKAFDIPESAAIALGNGSDELIQFMTLLVAQSGATMLAVEPSFVMYRHNAELYGMNYVGVPLNEDFTLDLPAVLSAIEKHQPALIFIAYPNNPTGVCFRREEVEAIIRAARGIVVVDEAYGAFSRDSFLPQAGSVENLVVMRTISKIGFAGLRIGYAAGSPAVMDELAKILPPYNMNQLSLATAKFALQHHDAIQTTIDILKAERERVFNELSAIGRLKAFPSEANFITVRVPDADALFNTLKENRILIKKLHGTHPLLAQCVRITIGSPGQNDAVLDIIRKLYA from the coding sequence ATGAAAGATACAGCTAATTTCATCCGCGACGACATCAAAGCCATGTCCGCCTACCGAATTGCCGACTTGCCAGAAGGCTTCATCAAACTGGATGCAATGGAAAGCCCGTATCATCCGTTTGCCCGTTTTCCCGAGCTGTCAAACGAATGGCTGAGGCTGATTGCCCAAGCTCCGATTCATCTTTACCCCAATCCCGCCGCCAGCGGGATGCAGGAAACTTTAAGAAAAGCCTTCGATATTCCTGAATCTGCCGCCATCGCTTTAGGAAACGGCTCGGACGAGTTAATCCAATTCATGACCCTGCTCGTTGCCCAATCCGGCGCGACCATGCTGGCGGTAGAGCCGAGTTTCGTGATGTATCGGCATAATGCCGAGCTGTACGGCATGAATTATGTCGGCGTACCGCTCAATGAAGATTTCACGCTTGATTTGCCCGCCGTTTTATCCGCCATTGAAAAACATCAGCCCGCGTTGATTTTCATCGCCTATCCGAACAATCCGACAGGCGTATGTTTCCGCCGCGAAGAAGTCGAAGCCATTATCCGCGCGGCGCGCGGCATCGTGGTTGTCGATGAAGCATACGGCGCATTCAGCCGCGACAGTTTTCTGCCGCAGGCGGGCAGCGTTGAAAATCTGGTCGTGATGCGCACCATCAGCAAAATCGGTTTTGCCGGACTGCGCATCGGCTATGCGGCAGGAAGCCCCGCCGTAATGGACGAGCTGGCGAAAATCCTGCCGCCCTACAATATGAACCAATTAAGCTTGGCGACCGCCAAATTCGCCCTGCAACACCATGACGCGATTCAGACGACCATCGATATTTTGAAAGCCGAGCGCGAGCGCGTTTTCAACGAATTGTCCGCCATAGGTCGTCTGAAAGCCTTCCCCAGCGAAGCGAATTTCATTACCGTGCGCGTTCCCGATGCAGACGCATTGTTTAACACGCTTAAAGAAAACCGCATCCTGATTAAGAAACTCCACGGCACGCATCCGCTTTTGGCGCAGTGCGTCCGCATTACCATCGGCAGCCCCGGGCAAAACGATGCCGTACTGGACATTATCCGCAAGCTTTATGCCTGA
- the lpxH gene encoding UDP-2,3-diacylglucosamine diphosphatase — protein sequence MPTYFIADLHLSETRPELTELFLRFMREKAPSARAVYILGDLFDFWIGDDEHSELTDTVSRAVRNVAEGGVECFFVHGNRDFLIGGKFARQAGMVLLPEYSVVDLYGTPALICHGDTLCTDDVRYQKFRKTVHQKWLQRLFLMLPLKLRLNIARKIRHTSKHDKQYKAAEIMDVNPKFTSDTVQNYGVSLLIHGHTHREHIHEENAYTRIVLGDWRSDYASILEVDEYGYRFVEL from the coding sequence ATGCCGACTTATTTTATTGCCGATTTACACCTGAGTGAAACCCGTCCTGAGTTGACCGAGCTGTTTTTGCGTTTCATGCGCGAAAAAGCACCGTCTGCGAGGGCGGTTTATATTTTGGGCGACCTGTTTGATTTTTGGATAGGGGACGACGAACATTCCGAATTGACGGATACTGTTTCCCGTGCCGTCCGTAACGTTGCAGAGGGCGGGGTGGAATGTTTTTTTGTTCACGGAAACCGTGATTTCCTGATAGGTGGGAAGTTCGCAAGGCAAGCGGGCATGGTACTGCTGCCGGAATATTCTGTCGTCGATTTATACGGTACGCCGGCTTTGATTTGCCACGGTGATACTTTGTGTACCGATGATGTGCGTTATCAGAAATTCAGGAAAACAGTTCATCAAAAATGGTTGCAACGGTTGTTTCTCATGTTGCCCCTCAAGCTGCGTTTAAATATTGCGCGTAAAATCCGCCATACCAGTAAGCACGACAAGCAATATAAGGCTGCTGAAATTATGGATGTCAATCCCAAGTTTACCTCTGATACCGTCCAAAATTACGGCGTCAGCTTGCTGATTCACGGACATACGCACCGCGAACATATCCACGAAGAGAACGCATATACGCGTATTGTGCTGGGAGATTGGCGTAGCGACTATGCTTCTATATTGGAAGTCGATGAGTACGGATACAGGTTTGTTGAGTTATAG
- a CDS encoding phospholipase A encodes MNEMMNKMLKHDLAQSNALKNKKPSFSKCRRALMLILIGGTAAPVAYADTALQCTSIQDNATRLACYDSIYSAQLPPQAPLPIIREEAAKAPVDLPKTISTSREKKAATIVFDENKEQSTLSEDNLRITADAYTPLSLMYDLDKNDSRGLLSVREHNPMYLMPAWYNSSPNLHPHSPSRGTTNQEKFSEQKHIETKLQVSFKSKIAEDLFKTRADLWFGYTQKSDWQIYNQGRKSAPFRNTDYEPEIFLTQPVKADLPFGGKLRMVGAGFVHQSNGQSRPESRSWNRVYALAGMEWGKLTVIPRVWMRAFDQTGENNDNPDITDYMGYGDLKLQYRLNDKQNISSLLRYNPKTGHGAVEAAYTFPIKGKLKGVVRGFHGYGESLIDYNHKQNGIGIGLMFNDWDGI; translated from the coding sequence ATGAATGAAATGATGAACAAGATGTTGAAACACGATTTGGCGCAAAGCAATGCCCTAAAGAACAAAAAACCGTCATTCTCCAAATGTCGGCGCGCTTTGATGCTTATCCTTATCGGCGGAACAGCCGCCCCTGTCGCCTATGCCGACACAGCTTTGCAATGCACCTCCATTCAAGACAATGCCACCCGTTTGGCGTGTTACGACAGCATTTACTCGGCTCAACTGCCGCCGCAAGCACCGCTGCCCATCATTCGCGAAGAAGCCGCCAAAGCGCCGGTCGATTTGCCCAAAACCATCAGCACTAGCCGCGAGAAAAAGGCGGCGACGATTGTGTTTGACGAAAATAAAGAACAATCCACACTTTCGGAAGACAATCTCCGCATCACAGCCGATGCCTACACGCCGTTGAGCCTGATGTACGATTTGGACAAAAATGACTCGCGCGGCTTATTGAGCGTGCGCGAGCACAATCCCATGTACCTGATGCCCGCATGGTACAACAGCTCGCCCAACCTGCATCCCCATTCCCCTTCGCGCGGCACGACCAATCAGGAAAAATTCAGCGAACAGAAACACATAGAAACCAAACTGCAAGTTTCGTTCAAAAGCAAAATCGCCGAAGATTTGTTTAAAACCCGCGCGGATTTGTGGTTCGGCTATACCCAAAAATCCGATTGGCAGATTTACAACCAAGGCAGAAAATCCGCGCCGTTCCGCAATACCGATTACGAACCCGAAATCTTCCTGACCCAGCCCGTGAAGGCAGATTTGCCGTTCGGCGGCAAACTGCGGATGGTCGGCGCAGGCTTCGTCCACCAATCCAACGGACAAAGCCGCCCCGAATCTCGCTCATGGAACCGCGTTTACGCATTGGCGGGGATGGAATGGGGCAAACTGACCGTCATCCCGCGCGTGTGGATGCGCGCCTTTGATCAGACCGGCGAAAACAACGACAATCCCGACATTACCGACTATATGGGTTATGGCGATTTGAAGCTGCAATACCGTCTGAACGACAAACAAAATATTTCGTCCCTGCTGCGCTACAATCCCAAAACCGGACACGGCGCGGTTGAAGCCGCCTATACTTTCCCGATTAAAGGCAAACTCAAAGGCGTCGTGCGCGGCTTTCACGGCTACGGCGAAAGCCTGATTGATTACAACCACAAACAAAACGGCATCGGCATCGGCCTGATGTTCAACGACTGGGACGGAATTTGA
- the aspS gene encoding aspartate--tRNA ligase, whose amino-acid sequence MRTNYCGLISEQYLDQTVTVKGWVHRRRDHGGVIFIDLRDREGIVQVVIDPDTPEAFATADSARNEYVLSITGRVRNRPEGTTNDKMISGKIEILAKEIEVLNAAATPPFQIDDENISENVRLTNRVIDLRRPVMQRNLRLRYQVAMGVRRYLDAQGFIDIETPMLTRSTPEGARDYLVPSRVHPGEFFALPQSPQLFKQLLMVAGFDRYYQITKCFRDEDLRADRQPEFTQIDLETSFLNEDEIMDITEGMAKQVFQDALGVDLGDFPRMPYAEAMFYYGSDKPDMRISLKFTELTDLMKTEEFKVFRGAADMKGGRVVALRVPNGAKFSRKEIDEYTKFVGIYGAKGLAYIKVNDVSNLSNGEDSGLQSPIVKFLSENALKEIIARTGAQNGDIIFFGADKAKVVNEAIGALRIKVGLEHGAENGYFVDEWKPLWVVDFPMFEYDEDGDRWAAMHHPFTSPKPGHEDLMASDPENCLARAYDMVLNGWEIGGGSIRIHRADVQEKVFAALKISPEEQQEKFGFLLDNLKFGAPPHGGLAFGLDRLVTLMTGAESIRDVIAFPKTQRAQCLLTNAPNAVDDKQLRELSLRLRQKATENKEA is encoded by the coding sequence ATGCGTACCAACTATTGCGGCCTGATCAGCGAGCAATACTTAGACCAAACCGTAACCGTCAAAGGATGGGTACACCGCCGGCGCGACCACGGCGGTGTGATTTTTATCGACCTGCGCGACCGCGAAGGTATCGTCCAAGTCGTGATTGACCCCGATACGCCCGAAGCGTTTGCCACTGCCGATTCCGCCCGCAACGAATACGTTTTGAGCATTACCGGCCGCGTGCGCAACCGTCCCGAAGGCACGACCAACGACAAAATGATTTCCGGCAAAATCGAAATCCTTGCCAAAGAAATCGAAGTGTTGAACGCCGCCGCTACGCCGCCGTTCCAAATTGACGACGAAAACATCAGCGAAAACGTGCGCCTGACCAACCGCGTTATCGACCTGCGCCGTCCGGTGATGCAGCGCAACCTGCGCCTGCGTTATCAAGTTGCTATGGGTGTTCGCCGTTATTTGGATGCGCAAGGCTTCATCGACATCGAAACCCCGATGCTGACCCGCTCTACTCCAGAAGGCGCGCGCGACTATCTCGTGCCGAGCCGCGTTCATCCGGGCGAGTTTTTCGCGCTGCCGCAATCGCCGCAATTGTTCAAACAACTGTTGATGGTGGCGGGTTTCGACCGTTACTACCAAATTACCAAGTGCTTCCGCGACGAAGACTTGCGCGCCGACCGCCAGCCTGAATTCACCCAAATCGACTTGGAAACCTCGTTCTTGAACGAGGATGAAATCATGGACATCACCGAAGGCATGGCAAAACAAGTTTTCCAAGACGCATTGGGCGTGGACTTGGGCGATTTCCCGCGTATGCCTTACGCCGAAGCCATGTTTTACTACGGCTCCGACAAACCCGATATGCGCATCAGCCTGAAATTTACCGAGCTGACCGACCTGATGAAAACGGAAGAATTCAAAGTCTTCCGCGGCGCAGCCGACATGAAAGGCGGCCGCGTGGTTGCCCTGCGCGTACCGAACGGCGCGAAATTCAGCCGTAAAGAAATCGACGAATACACCAAATTTGTCGGCATCTACGGCGCGAAAGGTTTGGCGTACATCAAAGTGAACGATGTCAGCAACCTTTCCAACGGCGAAGACAGCGGCCTGCAATCTCCAATTGTGAAATTCCTGTCCGAAAACGCCCTGAAAGAAATCATTGCGCGTACCGGCGCGCAAAACGGCGACATCATCTTCTTCGGCGCAGACAAAGCCAAAGTCGTGAACGAAGCCATCGGCGCTTTGCGTATCAAAGTCGGCTTGGAACACGGCGCGGAAAACGGCTACTTCGTGGACGAATGGAAACCTTTGTGGGTCGTTGATTTCCCGATGTTCGAATACGACGAAGACGGCGACCGCTGGGCGGCCATGCACCATCCGTTCACCTCGCCCAAGCCAGGCCATGAAGACCTGATGGCGTCCGATCCTGAAAACTGCCTGGCCCGCGCCTACGACATGGTGTTGAACGGCTGGGAAATCGGCGGCGGTTCCATCCGTATCCACCGTGCCGACGTACAGGAAAAAGTGTTCGCCGCGCTGAAAATCAGCCCTGAAGAGCAGCAGGAAAAATTCGGCTTCCTCTTGGACAACCTGAAATTCGGCGCGCCTCCGCACGGCGGTTTGGCATTCGGCCTCGACCGTCTGGTAACGCTGATGACCGGTGCCGAATCCATCCGCGACGTGATTGCCTTCCCGAAAACCCAACGCGCCCAATGTCTGCTGACCAACGCACCGAATGCGGTGGACGACAAACAACTGCGCGAATTGAGCTTGCGCCTGCGTCAAAAAGCGACCGAAAATAAAGAAGCGTAA
- a CDS encoding PIG-L family deacetylase, with amino-acid sequence MKRFAYDVTKDYRYDCLPQHFVSKLEEGVIKLPQEVDINDTVLAAVSVETSLLGKWLLPYIEIETRKGIWKHYIEFGGRGVRYLNFSDMFDAESREISLRSRRVLLKNQEVRLTVYPRMSLDDKKILVLAPHADDAELAAYGLYEKYAENSMVVTVTASEAGRFHYENLFCKRCPTETKEQYLEKGRMRVWNSLTVPLLAGVSSENILQLGFFDTTLKTLYRHPEREIPSAKLETADVGIFRRANKSAISEGLHGGSNWHDLVDNMAYVIESFRPDVIVTPSPNIDVHTDHQCTTIAAVEALKKLNYTNGSLFLYAVHYLTDDYPLGNVGASLSLPPFFSEEDSSDMLYFHSIYSHPVDKKTQNHKLLALDAMNDIRPNARNYMDWKHVLRRGLSLLYHDLTSIRSDLINRFVRSNEFFMLFLSVMSTIRRLTRKLFLEAGRITFIDPI; translated from the coding sequence ATGAAACGCTTTGCTTATGACGTTACAAAGGATTATCGCTATGACTGTTTGCCACAGCATTTCGTGTCGAAATTAGAGGAGGGGGTTATTAAGCTACCTCAAGAAGTGGATATTAATGATACGGTCTTGGCTGCGGTCAGTGTTGAAACTTCTTTGTTGGGCAAATGGTTGTTGCCCTATATTGAGATTGAAACCCGCAAAGGTATTTGGAAACATTACATCGAATTTGGCGGTAGAGGCGTGAGATATTTGAACTTCAGCGATATGTTTGATGCTGAAAGTCGGGAAATTTCCTTGAGGAGCAGAAGGGTCTTGTTGAAAAATCAGGAAGTCAGACTGACTGTTTATCCGCGTATGTCTTTGGATGATAAAAAAATCCTAGTGCTTGCGCCGCACGCTGACGATGCGGAGTTGGCAGCTTACGGTCTGTATGAAAAATATGCTGAAAATTCGATGGTGGTAACGGTAACGGCAAGCGAAGCAGGGCGTTTCCATTATGAAAACCTTTTCTGCAAACGCTGTCCTACGGAAACTAAGGAGCAATATTTGGAAAAGGGGCGGATGCGGGTCTGGAACAGTCTGACCGTTCCGCTTTTGGCAGGGGTATCGTCTGAAAACATTTTGCAGCTCGGTTTTTTTGATACGACGCTGAAAACTTTATATCGCCACCCCGAGCGTGAAATTCCTTCTGCCAAGTTGGAGACGGCAGACGTGGGTATTTTCCGGCGGGCCAATAAATCTGCCATATCAGAGGGTTTGCACGGTGGTTCGAATTGGCATGATTTGGTGGACAATATGGCTTACGTCATCGAATCATTCCGTCCGGATGTTATTGTTACGCCTTCGCCGAATATTGATGTCCATACCGATCATCAATGTACAACTATTGCTGCTGTTGAGGCATTAAAAAAGCTGAATTACACCAACGGTTCGCTGTTTTTATATGCGGTTCACTATCTGACCGATGACTATCCTTTGGGGAATGTCGGTGCTTCGTTGAGTCTGCCGCCGTTTTTTAGCGAAGAAGACAGTAGCGATATGTTGTATTTCCATTCAATTTATTCCCATCCCGTTGATAAAAAAACGCAAAACCATAAATTGTTGGCATTGGATGCGATGAACGATATTCGTCCGAATGCGCGTAACTACATGGATTGGAAACATGTATTACGTAGAGGTCTGAGCCTGCTGTATCACGATCTTACCTCTATCCGTTCGGATCTGATCAACCGATTTGTCCGCAGTAATGAGTTTTTTATGTTGTTCCTATCAGTGATGTCCACAATCAGGAGACTTACCAGAAAATTATTTCTCGAGGCGGGAAGAATCACCTTCATTGATCCGATCTGA
- the dacB gene encoding D-alanyl-D-alanine carboxypeptidase/D-alanyl-D-alanine-endopeptidase, translated as MNWKKTVAAWYLCLIPFSAYALNLGKIPPDEISVYVQELDSGKIIESHRVGEAVNPASTMKLVTAFAAFKALGKDYRWATEFKSEGIINGDTLEGDIYWVGSGDPVFDQDGLKDALQQLQNKGIRHIKGSLVLDRHLWGTVGNPPDFESDAGSPFMTAPDPNMLAYKVVWLRPQSDGAGGITVETSPPLPDIPIENKTVLSNALKCGALQNHMRAGYSGGKLHIGGKVPESCLGGEMHINMLSSVEFAHKSFVNQWRALGGTISDDLKTAPAPSNAKTLAVSRSKPLSDILTDMNKHSNNLIARSVFLKLGGNGDSETARRKAAEAVSLELATAGVDTENLVLENGSGLSRSERVTAHMMGQMLEKAYFSPFKQEFIDTLPIAGQDGTLKKRLKQPGSRLRLKTGTLKNVRALAGYWLGDKPMIVVVIINSPKASAYLHDLDALVSQIVLPGGNDWIDAKLTCKERMAV; from the coding sequence ATGAATTGGAAAAAAACGGTGGCTGCATGGTATTTGTGCCTAATACCGTTCTCTGCCTACGCCTTGAATCTCGGCAAAATCCCGCCGGACGAAATCTCCGTCTACGTTCAAGAACTGGATAGCGGCAAAATTATTGAGTCGCACAGAGTCGGAGAAGCGGTCAATCCCGCATCAACGATGAAGTTGGTAACAGCATTTGCGGCATTCAAAGCTTTGGGCAAGGATTACCGCTGGGCTACGGAATTTAAAAGTGAAGGCATAATCAACGGCGATACGCTGGAAGGCGATATTTATTGGGTAGGCAGCGGCGATCCCGTGTTCGACCAGGACGGGCTGAAGGATGCCCTGCAACAACTGCAAAACAAAGGCATCAGGCATATTAAAGGCAGCCTGGTACTTGACCGCCATCTCTGGGGTACCGTCGGCAACCCTCCGGATTTCGAATCCGACGCAGGTTCACCGTTTATGACCGCCCCCGATCCGAATATGCTGGCTTACAAGGTTGTCTGGCTCAGGCCGCAGTCAGATGGTGCAGGCGGCATTACCGTCGAGACCTCGCCTCCCCTACCCGATATTCCTATTGAAAACAAAACCGTACTGTCAAACGCTTTGAAATGCGGCGCATTGCAAAATCATATGCGTGCCGGCTATTCCGGTGGAAAGCTACATATCGGCGGTAAGGTTCCGGAGAGTTGTTTAGGCGGGGAAATGCATATCAACATGCTCTCCTCCGTAGAATTTGCACACAAAAGCTTTGTTAATCAATGGCGCGCACTTGGCGGTACGATTTCAGACGACCTCAAAACCGCTCCTGCACCGAGTAACGCAAAAACGCTGGCAGTTTCGCGCTCCAAACCGTTGTCAGACATACTGACCGACATGAACAAACATTCCAACAACCTGATTGCACGGTCCGTATTCTTAAAACTTGGCGGCAACGGCGACAGCGAAACCGCACGCAGAAAAGCAGCGGAAGCGGTTTCCCTGGAATTGGCGACTGCAGGGGTAGATACGGAAAACCTGGTTTTGGAAAACGGTTCGGGCTTATCGAGAAGCGAGCGCGTTACCGCGCACATGATGGGGCAAATGCTGGAAAAAGCCTATTTCAGCCCGTTTAAACAAGAATTTATCGACACGCTGCCGATTGCCGGACAGGACGGAACATTGAAAAAACGCCTGAAGCAACCCGGCAGCCGCCTGCGTCTGAAAACCGGCACGCTCAAAAACGTGCGGGCACTGGCAGGCTACTGGCTGGGCGACAAGCCGATGATTGTCGTCGTAATCATCAACAGCCCCAAAGCCTCTGCCTACCTTCACGACTTGGATGCGTTGGTTTCCCAAATAGTCTTACCCGGAGGAAACGATTGGATAGACGCAAAACTGACCTGCAAAGAGCGGATGGCAGTTTAA